AACTTGACCTTTCGTAAAGGCTATACTGACTAAATAACCTAATGTGGCAGCAAAAACTACAGCGACTTGTTGGCTAGCAGATTGCCAACTGGTAATAAACCCACGGTTATGTGGTTCAGCAATTTCAGATAAATAAACCGAAACACCCCCTAACTCAACACCAGCCGAGAAACCTTGAGCTAGACGACCAAAAAATATTAAAACAGTGGCTGCAAAGCCGATCGTGGCATATCCGGGTGTTAGTGCAATTAACAGTGAGCCAAATGCCATAATACTTAAGGTGACCATTAAGCCTTTGCGGCGACCAATTCGATCGACGTATGGACCTAAGACTAGTGCGCCAATTGGTCGCATCAAAAAGCTGACGGCAAATACCAAAAAAGTTTTCATTAGCGCAGCATAGCTGCTATCAGAATGGAAAAAAGTTTCACCTATCGCTTTTGCATATAGACCGAAGAGAAAAAAGTCATATTGCTCTAGGAAGTTACCACTGGTCACATTAAAAATGGCCCGTAAACGGGATGTCGGTTGTCCATATTCCACAATGAATCTCCGTATTTCATTTGGCATTGTTAGCTGAATAATAGACTTTTAAACTTGAGTAAAACTTAAAAAAATAAGTGAATATTAAAATTTTTAATCTATCTTTTGTTTTATTGTGTAAATTTTAAACCAAAAAATAAGGCACAGTGATGTGCCTTAAAAATTACGCTAGGATTTATCAACTCTCAAGTACTGTTGAGTTACGCCCTTTTTGTTGAATGCGCTTAGCAAGGTTGTAGCTGTCATTTAAATGAGTTTGGGCTATTTTTTTCATCATAAAATAGCCTAAACTTGCTGCTACAATTTGTCCACCTAGCGGTATAAATTTGGTTACTTGTTTAGTGACGATTTTTCCAAAGAAACCATTAAAAGTTTTTTTAACGGTAGTCCGAGCAACGACAAAGCCCGAAAATTGAAAGCCTCTTTTACGCAACTCATCCCAATGAATTGTTTTTGTTTTTGGATCATAAACACTGACGTGTTCAGGCGCTAAACCAAAGCGGGAGTTGATATCGGGGATCAGCTGCGACAAAATTCCCAAATCTACGACCACGTCAAAAAAAGGAATAGGTACAATTGCTGCACCAGCAGAGACGTAGGCTCTTTTCTGAATGAGCTCGTGGCACTCATCGCGAATTTGTTCCAGATTTAGGCTAGGATCAATATGGTCAGGAATGTTATCAATTTTCATAATGTTTACCTGTAATGGGTTCCTTAAGGGTGCCTTCCAACCACAAGGCAAGTGACACCTAAAGTTAGATTATGCTGTGTTTAAACCAACGTGACATAGTCAGATTCAGTTGTATAGTAATGAATGTTTATGATTTTGTGCATAAATTATGCGAGTAGGATATGAAATAAATGGGCATCCATGTTATTCAAAGTCAACGTATTGATGTGTTGTTGCAGGGCGTACTGGCATCTACGTCCCAGCCTTCTACGCATCCATTACAGGTTTTGAAAGCCCAGCATTTTATTGTGCCAAGCCCTGCGGTTGAGCAGTGGCTGATACAAAAACTTGCAGAACAACAAGGCATGAGTGCCAATTACCAGTTTCATCAACGGGTTCGTGGTTTTCAGTGGTATGCCTATCAACAAGTCCTCACCTCGCATAAAGAACAAGTGCGTAAAGCCAATATTCCACGCCTGATTTTTAAATGGCGTGTACATCAAGCCTTACAAGAATTTATTCAGCCTGACGTGATGGATATAGATAATTCACATCCATTGCATTCTATTGTTCAGCGTATTTATGACAGTGCTGATCGACTAGAACAAGGTATTGAAAAACAGCTAAAAAAACAAAAAATGTTGTATTGGGTTGCCGAGCAGGTTGCTGATTTATTTAGTAACTACATGGTCTATCGGGGACAGTGCGAACGTGGTTGTGAAAACACCTGTACCTGTCCAAATAACTGGTTAGCAGCGTGGGGACAAGACCGAGCGCTGGATATTGAAAAATATATTGCGCAGAAAGATAAAGAAATTTCCGCATTTACTTTGCAGCAAACACAAGAATTAGAGCGTTGGCAGCGCTGGTTATGGCAGCAGCATTTTCATGATGACTTTATGCAAATGCGGCAAATTGACGAGTTGTTTTGGCAAGAATTAGACCATCCTGAGCGCCAGAAGAAAGCATTATCTCGTTTGCCAGAGCAAATTGTCATTTTTACTTTACTGGATTTGCCACCTAGCCAGCTTCAGTTTTTGCGCCGTTTAGGGCAATACATTGATGTGTTGATTTTGCACTATAACCCTTCACAAGAATATTGGGCCGATAGCGTCGATCCCCTGTGGAAACAACGTTATGACCTTGGAGTGAAAGAGCGTTTTATTGCAAAAAATCCTCAAGCAACCGATGCTGAGATTACCGATTTCTTTAATAAATTTACGCTTAACTTTAATGCTGAAGCACGTGAGTCCAGACATCCACTTTTAACTAGGCTGGGTAAACAAGCCCGCGACCATTTCTCCTTACTTTCAAACTTGTCTACCGGCGAAGAAGGGAAATGGGTCGATGCTTTTGTCGATGATTTTCCTGAAAGTTTACTGGGTAAAGTTCAGTCAGATATTTTGCATTTGGTAGAACCAGAGCCTAAGCAATATGAACTTCCCCCAACCGATGACTCAATTCAGATTCATGTTTGCCATTCAACATTGCGTCAACTTGAAGTATTAAAAGAGCAATTGATTGGTTGGTTGGCGAAACCACATGAGCAGCCGCGTCGTCCAAATGATATTTTGGTTTTAGTGCCTAATTTGGCAGAAGTAGAACCTTTAATCCGCAGTGTTTTCCCTGCTACGCCAACCGAGCAAGGCGTACATTTGCCTGTCAAAATTGCAGGGATTGCTTCACTCGATGCACTCAATGCATGGCGTGCCGTGATTGGGCGTATTAACCTTATGCAAGGGCGATTTAGCTTTGATGATTTTGCTGACTGGTTAAGCTTGCATGCAACCCAACAGTGTTATTCACTTGAATATGCTCAAGTAGAACGGATTTTGGCATTACTGGCCGATGCCGGATTTAAACGTGGGCTTGATGCAGAGCACCTGAAACGTAGCTTATGTGACGGTGATGAAGATTATCGCTATAGCTTTAAATTTGCTTTAGAACGGTTAGCGCTCGGCATTGCAATTCCCGAACATGCTACATTTAATCAGGTACTCAGTTACGCTAAGGTTCAACCGAGCGATTTTGAGCTCATTGGTACACTCATTCAGATTTATCAAGATTTAAATGTGCGCCGTGACTGGCTCATTATGCACGAGCAAAGAAAAGTTCATACGGTAGAATACTGGCTGCAGGTATTGTCGCAAGATATTGCCGAGTTTGAACAAGCTGGTGTTGCTGCTTTAAAAACTGCTCGGGAAATTGTGAAAAAACAAGAGCGTATGTTGACGCTTGCAAGTTACTATGCCGAGACAGAAACAGGCACTCTACGTAAAATCACTTTGCCTTTACCTTATATTCTGGATGAGATTCAGCGAACTTTAGAAAACCAGACAGCTCAAGCTGAACCAACTGGACAGATTACCTTTGCCCAAATTGGACAAATTCGCCCCTTACCTTATCGCTTAATAGTGATGTTGAATCTGGATGCAGGGCAGTTTCCCAACCGTGATACGCATGTACCATTTGATTTGATGGATGCCTTACGTCAACAACTCGGTGATCGTTCCCGTCTTGAGGATGACCAAGGTGCTTTCTTAGATGCCTTACTTTTAGCTCAAGAAAATCTATGGCTGTTTTATAACGGTTTTGATGTCAATGACGGTGAAGTGAGAGATCCTTCAAGTATTCTTCAAGAGTTCCGTGAGCACCTTGCTCTTATTGTAAAACCAGCGCCAGATGCACCTGAACGCGAAGTCATTGAAGGCATTGAAATTCCGTCTCAATTAAAGCAACTCTATCATTTACATTATTTACAGCCGTTTGACCCTAAAGGTTTCATGGCGGATAACAGCTATATTCGCTATCAAGATCATTGGTTTAACGTGGCGATGCAAATTCAACAAGCATCCGGTGTTCTTAAGCCTTGGGCGAATACATCTTATCCTTTAGAAATACCTGACATGCTGGTTTTAGACAGCCATCAGTGGATACAAGATGTGACTTTCCCTGCACGCCTCTATTTAAAAACTTTGGGTGTCGAAAACTTGGGGAGTGTGGGTGAGTTAGATCAAAATGAACCTTTACTTTTAGATGGTTTAGGCCGTTATACCATTCGACATTTTTTACAGCAAAACGAACAGCAGGCACAGCCAGAGGCTCTACTTGATCAGTTACCTGTAGGCAAAGTTCAATACAGCGCTTGGCAGCAGGGCATTTTCGAACAGGAATGTCTGCTTGAGCGTCTTCATCACTATGCACCAGCCGTGACACAAACCACGCAGCGAGTTTGGCGAATTGCCAAACAGCTACATATGAATATTACAGTGCCAAAATCTGAAACTCAGGATTGGGTTAGTATGGAAGCATCAAGTGCTCGGGCCAAAAGACGTGCAAAAGTCTGGTTAGAGTATCTGCTTTGGTTGGCCTATTTAAATGAGGGAAATGCGTGCACGGAAAAACGCCGTATTGTGGTTTTTAGTGATCAGACCGTGATTTGTAAAGGCATTAGCTCAGAGCAGGCTCGGCAGTATTTGCAGCCGTGGTTTAAAATCTGGCGTTATGCCCAGCAGCAGCCACTCGTGCTACCAGCAGCTTTAATGTTAAAGCCTCTAGAAAAAGCTAAGGCATATCAATGGGACACAATAAATCAGACAGAAAAAGTAAAACTGGACGAGAAGAGCTATGCCGAGCTGTTAAAATACTGGAATGAAACTGGGTCATTTACCTCTATCGATATGACTCAAAATGAAGCGTGTAAGTTGCATAAGGACTGGCGTTTCATTTTGCAAGAACAAGATGCTCAAGCATTGCTTCAGCATGCTTGTGATGAGTTTGCCTATGACCTGTATCATCCGGTTTTTCAATTTCAACATTCGGAGTAAGGCATGAACTCAAGAGTACAGGTGTCTTATCAACCTATTATTGATATTGAATTTAGTGGATTACATTTAATTGAAGCTTCGGCGGGCACAGGAAAAACCTATACCCTGTCGAGTCTAATGGTTCGTATTTTTCTTGAGAAATATCTACCCCGCCAAGTTATTGCGACTACTTTTACCCGTGCTGCTGCTGCTGAGTTAAAAAGTCGAATTCGTGCGCGTTTGGTCGAAACCTACCGCTATTTAAATGCTAAGCGGAGCTTGACCGAAAAAGAGATCCTTTTGCAGGCTGAGCAAGAATCTGACTTATTACTCCAACATGTTCTCAAGCATTTTGCGACACGTATAGCTTATGCCTGCGAGCGTTTAAAGCTGGTCATCGACCAGCTCGATGAGTTGTTTGTTGGAACACTCGATAGCTTTAGCCAAAAGCTGTTACGCGAGTTTGCTTTTGAAAGCGGCAAAATTGAACGTGCTCAAATTACTGATGATGCCAAAACTTATAGCCGCCAACTCATTCATGATGTTTTACGTGAATGGATACAATCTCAGCCTCAAACCGTGATTGATGCGTTGTATCTGGCAGGTGAGTTAAAGAGTGTCGATAGTTTTGTCAAACTGGTTGAAGACTCACTGAATTTTAGTTCGGCTCATTTTAAGCTTCCCGAAAAGCCTACCATTCAGTTTGAACAACTTGTACAGCTCAAACAGCTAGCAACAGAAATTGATATTAGCCTTTTAGAGCCGTATTACTTGCTTGATGGCGAGCACTATAAACATGTAAGCGGCACGATATTTCGTAATGGCGCATTTAATAAATTATTTAGTGAGTGCTTACCAGAGCTTTTACGAGTTCTCACTCAAAGCGACAGCATTTTAGTTTTTGATGGATCTTTAGCAGCACAGCGTGAACTTGTTTTTAAGTTTTTAGGCCAGCTTGCCGATCAGAAAGTTTTTAAAAAATGTCCCGCTGAAATTTCGGATGGATTCTATCAGCATCCCTGTATTCAGCAGCTTCAAAAGCTGTTTGGTGCATTGAAAAACTATGCTGAACAGTTCGACCAGCTTCATATTTATTTAAAAGCCTATTTATGTGTAGAAGTAAAAAAACGTCTGCCGCAGGTTTTACAAAATAAGGGCGAGACTACTTTTTCTCAGCAAATTCGCACTTTATCAGAAGCGCTAAAAGGCGAGCAGGGCCAGCGTTTTGCAGTATTTGTTCAGGCCCGATATCCCTTAATTTTAGTCGATGAATTTCAAGATACTAACCAAGACCAAGACGATATGCTGGCCAGCATTTGGCGCCATCCAGAGCGTTACCAAAAGGGTTGCATGATTATGGTGGGTGACCGTAAACAGGCAATTTACGGTTTCCGTGGTGGAGATATGCTTACCTTCTTAAATGCTTATAAAGACATTCAAGCAAAGCATGGTCGTGAATATAAATTAATACACAACCACCGTTCCGTTGCCGATTTGGTTGAAGTGGTGGACGCGTTATTTCAAAGGCAAATCGACTTTGGTGAACAGGTTCAATATGACCCAATTCGGGCAGGTACACGGCCTCATCCAGTTTTAGTCGATCAAGACCAGCCTAACCCGCATCCTTTACGCTGGCTTATGCTAAAAGACAAAGAAACAGAAGCGCAGCAAGTTGCATGGAAGATCCGTGATTTGCTTAACCAGTCGCATGCTGGAGCATTATTTTTTCAAAAAGATGCTCAAAGCCAAGTTTTAAATGAAGACGATATTGCGGTTTTGTCTCGTAATCATGATGGTCTAGATAAAGTTCAGTTTGAGTTAGAGCGATTGGGAATACGTGTTAACCGTCCATCAAAACGAAGTGTTTTTGATTGCTCAATTGCCCAAGATGTGGGGGCCTTACTCACTGCGATTCTTCATCCTTACGATGAGGCAAAAGTAAAACGAGCTTTAATTAGCCGTCTATTTGCAATGGACCTGAAACAGCTACTGCAACTTGAGCAAACTGCTGAAGGTTTAAGCCAGTTTATGACAAGCTTTGACGTTATTCGTGAGTTATGGTCGGCTCAAGGCTTTTTAGTGGCTTGGCAACAATGCTTAAACCAGTTTGGTATTTGGAAAAATTTAGTTGCTGCTCAGAGTAAAGACAATGAGCGAGTTGTGGTGAATTTGCGTCATTTGACTGAAATTTTGAGTCAACATAGCGAAAAATATCAAGGTGCACAAAATCTTTATCACTGGTATCTCAAGCAACTACAGTCACCGCTTGATCGTGAATGGGAATTAGAGCGGAAACTATCGAGTGAAGCTGGCGTGCAGCTCATGACCATACACCAGTCAAAAGGACTGGAGTTTAAAATTGTCTTTTTGCTTGGGGCCGACAAGCCATTTCGAGAAAATAACAAGACACTTAACTTCTCGACGCAAGATATAACAGTTCCAGAATCGGCTCAAACCGTAACACAACGAGTCGTTGCGATTGCCGATAAAACATATTTAAATGAAACTGAGCTCAAGCAGCATGAAGAACGAGCTTTAGCTGAACAAAACC
This window of the Acinetobacter sp. XH1741 genome carries:
- a CDS encoding exodeoxyribonuclease V subunit gamma, with product MGIHVIQSQRIDVLLQGVLASTSQPSTHPLQVLKAQHFIVPSPAVEQWLIQKLAEQQGMSANYQFHQRVRGFQWYAYQQVLTSHKEQVRKANIPRLIFKWRVHQALQEFIQPDVMDIDNSHPLHSIVQRIYDSADRLEQGIEKQLKKQKMLYWVAEQVADLFSNYMVYRGQCERGCENTCTCPNNWLAAWGQDRALDIEKYIAQKDKEISAFTLQQTQELERWQRWLWQQHFHDDFMQMRQIDELFWQELDHPERQKKALSRLPEQIVIFTLLDLPPSQLQFLRRLGQYIDVLILHYNPSQEYWADSVDPLWKQRYDLGVKERFIAKNPQATDAEITDFFNKFTLNFNAEARESRHPLLTRLGKQARDHFSLLSNLSTGEEGKWVDAFVDDFPESLLGKVQSDILHLVEPEPKQYELPPTDDSIQIHVCHSTLRQLEVLKEQLIGWLAKPHEQPRRPNDILVLVPNLAEVEPLIRSVFPATPTEQGVHLPVKIAGIASLDALNAWRAVIGRINLMQGRFSFDDFADWLSLHATQQCYSLEYAQVERILALLADAGFKRGLDAEHLKRSLCDGDEDYRYSFKFALERLALGIAIPEHATFNQVLSYAKVQPSDFELIGTLIQIYQDLNVRRDWLIMHEQRKVHTVEYWLQVLSQDIAEFEQAGVAALKTAREIVKKQERMLTLASYYAETETGTLRKITLPLPYILDEIQRTLENQTAQAEPTGQITFAQIGQIRPLPYRLIVMLNLDAGQFPNRDTHVPFDLMDALRQQLGDRSRLEDDQGAFLDALLLAQENLWLFYNGFDVNDGEVRDPSSILQEFREHLALIVKPAPDAPEREVIEGIEIPSQLKQLYHLHYLQPFDPKGFMADNSYIRYQDHWFNVAMQIQQASGVLKPWANTSYPLEIPDMLVLDSHQWIQDVTFPARLYLKTLGVENLGSVGELDQNEPLLLDGLGRYTIRHFLQQNEQQAQPEALLDQLPVGKVQYSAWQQGIFEQECLLERLHHYAPAVTQTTQRVWRIAKQLHMNITVPKSETQDWVSMEASSARAKRRAKVWLEYLLWLAYLNEGNACTEKRRIVVFSDQTVICKGISSEQARQYLQPWFKIWRYAQQQPLVLPAALMLKPLEKAKAYQWDTINQTEKVKLDEKSYAELLKYWNETGSFTSIDMTQNEACKLHKDWRFILQEQDAQALLQHACDEFAYDLYHPVFQFQHSE
- a CDS encoding UvrD-helicase domain-containing protein; this translates as MNSRVQVSYQPIIDIEFSGLHLIEASAGTGKTYTLSSLMVRIFLEKYLPRQVIATTFTRAAAAELKSRIRARLVETYRYLNAKRSLTEKEILLQAEQESDLLLQHVLKHFATRIAYACERLKLVIDQLDELFVGTLDSFSQKLLREFAFESGKIERAQITDDAKTYSRQLIHDVLREWIQSQPQTVIDALYLAGELKSVDSFVKLVEDSLNFSSAHFKLPEKPTIQFEQLVQLKQLATEIDISLLEPYYLLDGEHYKHVSGTIFRNGAFNKLFSECLPELLRVLTQSDSILVFDGSLAAQRELVFKFLGQLADQKVFKKCPAEISDGFYQHPCIQQLQKLFGALKNYAEQFDQLHIYLKAYLCVEVKKRLPQVLQNKGETTFSQQIRTLSEALKGEQGQRFAVFVQARYPLILVDEFQDTNQDQDDMLASIWRHPERYQKGCMIMVGDRKQAIYGFRGGDMLTFLNAYKDIQAKHGREYKLIHNHRSVADLVEVVDALFQRQIDFGEQVQYDPIRAGTRPHPVLVDQDQPNPHPLRWLMLKDKETEAQQVAWKIRDLLNQSHAGALFFQKDAQSQVLNEDDIAVLSRNHDGLDKVQFELERLGIRVNRPSKRSVFDCSIAQDVGALLTAILHPYDEAKVKRALISRLFAMDLKQLLQLEQTAEGLSQFMTSFDVIRELWSAQGFLVAWQQCLNQFGIWKNLVAAQSKDNERVVVNLRHLTEILSQHSEKYQGAQNLYHWYLKQLQSPLDREWELERKLSSEAGVQLMTIHQSKGLEFKIVFLLGADKPFRENNKTLNFSTQDITVPESAQTVTQRVVAIADKTYLNETELKQHEERALAEQNRLWYVALTRASHRVYALLQDTDGKSVSGLAFWKNRAEPFQHRCCSDEMILEQLPAAMHLTKQLNIVEIQAQHFPDQRFYSRGKTSFSYLAQHLRHKVGTDLLANQSNETVLAEDELDQVISVETTKAQPLSWIKSNFPRGTLAGNFLHEIFEHIDFQCSDDWVSEIRRRFKNDYSSLWQDLFTKYQESFPEEQEAEYVLYQAVSQWLQEILDTPLYQGFRLNQLQSEHYLSECPFYLALSDRVLAMKRIQQLFAEYGMEMPELLEARSARYLNGSIDLVYFDGQRYHIADYKSNYLGEDLADYSVQSIAQSMSLASYWLQAGLYLVALHRYLKVKMHNYDIERHLGGATYLYLRGMNGEVEQGYYYWQPSTEFVLRLDAILGYFAEDKIA